The following coding sequences lie in one Arachis ipaensis cultivar K30076 chromosome B05, Araip1.1, whole genome shotgun sequence genomic window:
- the LOC107640837 gene encoding uncharacterized protein LOC107640837 → MSTCERGRRRGRGRLGNAMPEATGNIPNHVDFMATLGNMAAAMQATAEALGNQINNGNNGNNGDNGPMTLSSFLKAQHVPEEQWVEFETYQLQGEAQHWWQGVRCILQPDGVVISWELFREEFYKKYFPSSPRNAKELELLQLKQGQMTITEYTSRFEELCRFSRICQGAPEDFAEWKCIKYEGGLRSDIQSFLAPMEIRVISELVNKSRIAEECVRNAAVAKNDNRESHQRDHHQNLAPRSQEFKRTENYRPNRQHKNKQGLCYRCGSPRHLVKDCPNPRGGNS, encoded by the exons atgtcgacttGCGAACGCGGACGCAGGCGAGGTAGAGGCAGACTAGGCAATGCTATGCCTGAAGCGACAGGAAATATTCCTAATCATGTAGACTTCATGGCTACTCTAGGGAATATGGCCGCGGCGATGCAAGCGACAGCCGAAGCCCTGGGAAACCAAATAAATAATGGTAACAATGGAAACAATGGCGATAATGGTCCTATGACGCTTTCCTCCTTCCTGAAG GCTCAGCATGTTCCTGAAGAACAGTGGGTTGAGTTTGAGACCTACCAGCTACAAGGTGAAGctcagcattggtggcagggcGTGAGGTGCATTCTGCAGCCTGATGGGGTTGTAATCTCTTGGGAGTTGTTCCGAGAGGAattctataagaaatactttccCAGTTCACCCAGAAATGCTAAGGAACTTGAACTGCTTCAGCTAAAACAAGGTCAGATGACCATCACTGAGTACACTAGCAGGTTTGAGGAACTGTGCCGTTTCTCACGGATTTGTCAGGGAGCTCCTGAGGACTTTGCTGAGtggaaatgcattaagtatgaaggaggcctTCGGAGCGACATTCAGAGCTTTTTAGCACCTATGGAGATCCGGGTGATTTCTGAACTTGTGAACAAGAGTCGGATAGCTGAAGAATGTGTGAGGAATGCAGCTGTGGCAAAAAATGATAACCGGGAGTCCCACCAAAGAGATCACCATCAAAATTTGGCACCAAGGAGTCAAGAATTCAAGAGGACTGAGAACTACCGACCAAATAGGCAGCATAAAAACAAGCAAGGTTTGTGTTACCGGTGCGGATCACCTAGGCATCTAGTTAAGGACTGTCCTAATCCTCGTGGTGGAAACTCATGA